GGACTAGATCAAAGCCATCTCTGACGGGGCCTTGGCTCGTCTTCGATCTGACTCTGCGACTATTTTCTTGCGGGTTGCGACCAAAGCAGTCCAGGTGCCGGCTCATTTTGCTCAATGAGTTTGACTGCCCAAGCTTTCTTGTCCCGAGTTGTGACCGCCACGCTTTGCGCCATGGCTGATGAGCTGGCAGAGCCGGCAGAGCTATTCTAAGCACTATCACCGGGCGAGGCTGGGCTAATGCAAGCCCTGCATTGGCTTGTTTATGTGATTGTTCACGATGTCCCACTGCGCCACGTTCACAGGCCTGATTCGATTCGCTTCGGGAATCTCGCATGTATCCCTCGTGAAGGCTTGTCCAGTGAATTTACGGAGGCTCGTGGGCGTGCTTCCAGGATGGGATGATGCAGTGCTTGATGAAGTGAATGCCGACTTTATGATTGGCAGGCTGCTGGTATAAGAGcctttattaaagatatcgATGACGACGCCTTCACCCCGCGTCTTCCATGCCTTTTCAAGATGAGATGTCGAGATCTCGATAGTGTCATGATCCACTGATTTTCTTCTCACCATGTGCTTCGGAGTATGGCTTTTCTACGCCGATACCTCTGGTTGTGGTCGCTGTTTCTAAcacttcttttcctctttctcGTCCTACGGTCTCTTCCTGTCCGTAGCCCTTTACCTTCCATCAAGGTCTTGAATACAGGGCACTCCCTGCAGTGCACACGCCAGTGGAATCCAGCTGATGATACTGCTCCACCTGCCCATGAACCGGTAGGAATAGGAACACTCCGCGATGTCAGGTATGTATTTTCAGAGCATTTATCGTGGctcttcttatttattactaGGGAGGAGAACTTCTACCGGGGAGGAGTCTCCACGATAGAATTAGTGAACggatcttctcatcctcttccagcaaTTTATGACCCTTATCCAGATTATAACCGGGAGGGTGTGGGGTTTCACGCCTGCTATGGACCACGAGGAACCGTCTTAAATCGCCAGGACCCCGAAGATATGGTTCTGGCCTATCCAGGTCTGCAGGAGGGTATGTCTTCCGTATGCAAATAGTGAAACTGTCTAACAATATTTTGTCTGTACTAGGCTTTCCTTTCCCAAAGTACGGCTCGTATGACGCTCTCAAACTAGACGGTTGCAGCTGTACTACTCGCTCCTCTCGCTTTGGTGCATACGGTTACACCGAGCCGGGCCCTGACAGCTCTGGTCCGAACTCCGCAGACCAGGCTTCTTGGGAGAACGTAAACTGGAAGTCGCTCCAGACGCAGTGCCTTGAAAGGAACAGCGCCATGTATAAGACGCCAGATAGCGGTTGGAATGGTCTCCTCCCCTTGCAATATGAAGCCATTCAACTCAATGAGAAACGACACTCCTCACCAGGATTCCAGACACGGTCGGCAGTGATACTTCGCGCGTGGCATGATATGCAATGGACTGAAAATATGAAGCACCACGTTCGAGCGCTGATAATGGAGCTTTCGTTGCACTCTGGTGCGGAATATGAGGTGTTCCTCTTGACTCATGTCAAGGACAACGACATACCGCTATACGGCCctgatgacgaggagaatATCCAGAACCTAAAGGAAAGATATATCCCAAGGGAGTTTTGGGGTATAACGATATTCTTCAATGAGCAGACACTGGAGTCTTGGTATCCCAAAGTGGACGAGCATAAGTATGGCACCAACTATTTAAGTCTTCCTAGTACTGACATATCGAGACCATTGCATCAGCACTTGCAGCCCCTGCAGATATTCTCCGTCGCATTCCCCGAATTCGACTACTACTGGCAGTTAGAGATGGACGCCCGGTTCACGGGTCATGCATACCACTTCCTTCAACGAGCAAGCGACTTTGCAAAGCAGCAGCCCAGAAAATACCTATGGGAAAGGAATGCATACTTTTATATACCCGGTGCGCATGGGAGCTGGACGAACTTCCTCACGACAGTCGACGAGTCAATGGAGAGCAAAGGGAGCATTTGGGGCCCTGCTCCCCCGGACTCTCTACCATGGCTGGACCCCGTTGGGCCTGAGCCTCCGGTGGAGTTCCCTGAGGACGATGATTATGAGTGGGGGGCTGGCGAAGAGGCAGATCTGATTACTTTTCTTCCAATATTTGATCCATCCGATACAACGTGGGTGTTCTCAACCATGGTCTGGGATATTCCCGAGGATATACCGCGACGTGCATCCCCGGTTACCATGGGTCGATTCTCCCGTCTCCTACTGCGCTCAATCCACGATGCACAAGCGGATCAAGGGATCGCACTGGTGTCAGAGATGACGACCTCATCCTTCGCATTATGGCATGGTCTGAAAGCCGTCCACGTTCCGCATCCTCTATATGCAGACGGCAAATGGACGCCGAAAGAGTTGGCAAGGATGGTAAATCGGGGTCAGCCGGAGAGAATCAACAGTGGGCTAGACAGTCTCTGGAATTGGAACCACAGATTCGACCATATCCTGTATCGAATGACTTATATGTTCACTGCTCAGGCTTCCGAAGACTTTTACCGCAGATGGCTAGGCTTTGAAGCAGACCCCAATCAATACACCGACGGGAGTTATCACCAAGATCCCCAAGGACGGAATTGGTTTGATGGTGGTGCTTTACGCGAGGATTTATATGGCCCGCTTTGCTTCCCATCTATGCTTCTGCATCCTGTCAAGAACACCGCCTCTAGAAAGGGAAGTGACATGGCTGTTCCTGTCTGATCAATGCTGGAATAGGTATCACAGGCCTTCTTTATTACACTCAGCTCGCCATGATTATGATCTTCCCACAGTTTTCCATGGGCGCTACCTAGTATCTCTCGATCCAACGTCTACATAATATAGATTCCATTAAACAACTTCTCAAGGCGCGAATCGATTCTTGGAATTTCTTAGTAGCCATGTATTAAACGCCTGGCTTTTAAATagattagttatataattaacaCTTGTAGAGGTACAATTATAGGTGAACGTCCGTGCACATCCGCAAATGTATAGTTGAGAGCACATCATGAAATCCCATGACGACTGGACGCGTGTTTGAAACGTGGCCCTTCCTCTCATGAGTCAGTaatgttggcatataatgcaaatagaaagactGCTAAATAACCACCAGTGGGAGttttggtcgaatggtatttcgataagTGAAGGGGGAGATAGCTATGTCAGCTCATCTCTATGCAAACTGCCCCCCTGAGGGTCCCAGAAATCTTTTGGACCAAGAGGTTCATGCTGATGCTCGTACGGCCATCTTGACTTGGCCTACTTGTCAGTTTGTACTACCGCTATAAGACAAGCTGAGAGAAATGAAGCAAAAGAAATAACGTTTAGTATTTACAACAAAAGAACGATAATCTGGAAACGTTAGAGAAACAATTCCCTCGGATAGTCATCAGCAACCACTTTCATGCTTTCAACAAACCTATCAGCGATGTCTTCAAGCACCTCCGGACCAATACCTTTCTCCCAACTGCACATATAGATCCGTAGTGTACCCTCCCGCTTCGTGGTTCGGACCAAGAAATTGGACGACGGCCGGAGGAATGCAGCAGCTCCCTCGACACAGGTGGTGCCCCATTGGCAGTCCGCCCCACCAATACGCGGAGGTGCCATGGTGCCACTTTTGAGGTGGTTGAATGTACTGCCGAATTTGGCGACGGACGCATAGCCAGGGACCGACTGTTGGATATCTCTCAAGTCGGTGGAGGCATACGGCATGATTTGGACATGTTGGTCCTGAACATGGCGCACTAACCGGTCCGTATTCCAAGTGGGATTTATGCTGATTCTAATAGGCAGTATTGCCAGGCAAGGACCGGCCACTTGGTCCATGTGGGGGAAAGGGGAGTCTCGGCCATTGAGGACGGTTCCAAAGACAACGTCCTTTTCTCCGGTCAACTGGGCGAGGACGTATGCCCACGTGGTTTGTGACAGAGAGGCCACGGTGAACCCATCTCGCGTCATTGGGAGGGGGATCTCTCTCTGAGCAACCGCAGGGTGCACCTCCATACAACGGGAATTCTGCACACTGGGCCCGGCCGGCGTAAGGTTTGTCATTTGCGAGCCTTGGAGATACGTCGCCCAGAAGAGCCCCCTGTCCGCAGGGGAGGTAGAGTGCCTATAATGCAAGTACCTGGAAAATGTGAGAGGTGAGGGGGAAGGAGGACGATCATCATATGCCGCAGAAAGGTCCCGAAAGAGCTGGCCTAAGAACGTCCCGTCGTATTGGGCATGGCTCAGTCTCATCACTAGCCGGGGTCCAGATCCATGTTGGGAGATGATATAGACCTTGAACAGAGGTGCACCTAGAACGGTTGCCTCGGTGCGGTCCTTGCAGCAGACGGATTGCATGAACCCATCGATGTCACCCTGACAGTGCAGATGGACAGCGGGAAGATTGATCTTGTCCAAAACCACCTGAAGGTATCCATCGGGAGAAGAGATAAATGCAGTCCGAAGGATTGAGCGGTGATCCGCAAGCCCCTGACAAGCACGCTCCAGGCAGTCAAGATCGACATTGTTGGAAAATTGTAGCCAGATATACATGATATTATCCCCGTCCAGGCAACTCGTCTGAAAGGCCGTTGCAGGGAGCACATCCTCCACGCTCGTGGGGGTAAAGGCTGCAGGCGACCTGACCAACCTAGATGCCAACGAGCAGACGTCTGTGTCTCCGACCAGACACCCCGGCGTATATGGGAGATTTTCTTGAATCACAGACTGAGAAGAGCGCTCGAGTGTTTGCGCGAGATCCGCCAGTATTGGATGTGCAAAGACATCCACCACGAGCAAGGCCAGCCCTGCCGTTCGTGCCGCGCTCGACAACTTCATCGCTGTCACGGAATCGCCACCAAGATGGAAGAACCCATCGTCAGCATGAATACCGTCGACGGGGACTCCTAGCACATCAGCCCAGAGCCGTCGCAGGGCTAGTTCGGGTTCGGTTGTGGCTTGTCTCCTCGCCAGGGAATGAGGCATAGAATAgccctggatatcctgcaTGGTCAGAGTCCCGGCTTCAGCACGCAGCAAACGCCGGTTGATCTTCCCACTGATCGACCGTGGCACCATGGCAATGGGGAGGAATGACGACGGAACCATGTAGCGGGGGAGGCGGCGTTTCAACCCTGTGATGGCCTCTTGTGCCTGGGCCCGGAACTTGTCAGTGGGTGGTAGAATCAGTTTTTGATTGTCCTCATCGATCAGGGATCCTGTGATAGCGACAAAGCCAATGAGATTAGGACCAGATGCGCCGTTGCCTTGGGGAACCACCTCGGCCACAACATCACAGACATGGGGGAAGCACTCGGTAGCATGATACTCGATTTCGGCCAGCTCAATGCGTTGGCCACGGATCTTCACCTGGGTGTCCCCGCGACTGATAAACTGGATCAATCCATCCGCATCATATTTCACCAAATCTCCCGTACGATACAAGCGGCTTCCACCAGGGGTCTCGCCAAACTGCGCACGCCATGCGGGGGGTTCTATATAGGCTGTTGCAGTCTCCGCCGGATCATCGAGATAGCCGGCAGTCACAGTAGGGCCTTCAACCAGAAGCTCACCTACTGTGCCAATGGGCATCAGACGTGATGGGTTATCTGGTTCCGTGATCCATGCAACACACCCAGCTGCCCGGCCAATCGTCCCCGGAAACCATCCCGACTCAGGGACCCGTCCAATAGCACAAAATATAGTCGATTCGGTCGGCCCATAGGCATTGAACAGGGCAACCCTTGCTGACCAAGTCTCCATCACCTTCCGAGACATTGGTTCACCGGCCAGGATAAGGGTTTGGAGACCAGGAACCTGGTCAGGGGAGAGAAACGCGTTCAACACCGAGGGGACCATGAAAACACAGTTTATGCGGAACAAGGAAATGTTATGGGCCAGATTGGCTATCCTGTCTTGCTCAGAAGGGATACAGATGCAGCCACCAGAGGCAAGGGGATAGAGGATCTCCGCGAGGCTAACATCGAATGCGTAGGACGCCAGGTGCGCTGCACGAGTGCTAGGACCAAGATTCAACAAATGTTGATGCTCCCGGACGGCTGTGCTGATGTTGCCATGGTTGACGACAGCCCCCTTGGGGCGTCCAGTGCTGCCAGATGTAAACATAATGAAGGCAACACTGTCTGGGCTGGGAGAATGCGAGTCATTCTGTTCGGTTGAAGAGCCGTTGGGCATCTCTGGCAACGGGATCGTCAGGACGGGCGCCCCGCATTGAGAAAGCGAAGCATGATGAGTACCATCTGTCAGAAGGCGCAAGGCATTCGTGCGATGTACGATATCTCTGATCCTTTCTCGAGGGTGTGTTGGGTCCAAGGGGACGCAACAACCGCCTGCCCGGAGCACTGCCAGCATAGCAACAACCACCCACTTGGATCGATTGAAACATAGCGCGACCCTAGATCCATGAGAAACACCGAGGCGCTGAAGTTGCCAGGAGAGGCTGTGCGCTTGTTCACTAAGCTCCTTGTATGTGAAACTCCCGTCCCATGCATCAATGGCAGTCGCATTGGGGTGTTCCACCGACTGGGCCAGGATCAGTTCATGTAGGCAGATATTGCATGATTTGGGTAGGTAGGAATTCCACTCCACTAGTTCAGCTGTGTCCTGTTCATTAAGCACGTCCAAGCTAGCCAATTGCAAACCTTGACCCTGGCAAACTTGGGCAATCATATGGTGGAATTGGTTTGCGAGGCGTTGGACCGATATTGGTGCAAGCAGCTTCTCATCATACTTCAAATGGACGGTGATATCCCCTGGGAGGGGGTCATCCAAATAGCATATGGCAACTAAAGCGTAGCTGGAAAATGCGTAGGAGTCGTTATGTGTCCTTTTCCCACCCGTAACCAGAGTATTTTCTCCTTCGGTGCGGGACGCAGGTTGAATGATGAGTTGGAACTGGAAATCACACGCAGATGCCGGTTCTCCGCCGAGCTTTCGGATTGTCTGCAATCCAAGCTGTTCAAATGGAATCATGGCTGTTATCCCGTGTTGCAGGGACACTAACGATTGCCCCACAGTCTCCTGGGGCTTCAGCTGTACTCGTAAGGGAACAGTTGTGATGGTTGGACCGGTTATTCGTTGAATCCCAGAGACAGATGCACGCCGGCCGTCGAGGGTCAGGCCGAACACCACATCGTGTGAGCCGGTGTGGTGTGATATGACGAGGGACCATGCTAGCTGAATGATGGTTGACATCGTGTGGTCGCCTTTGTCGTAGCCACTGCATGGAACTGCATGCACCAGCGAGGAATTTGGCCTGGGCAAAGATCCCGGAGAACAGAGGatggggaaggggagggCTTCTAACCCAGAAAGCCGTTGTCTCCAAAAGACCTTTGCCTCCTCATGGTGACGCCCGATGTGGTCAAGAAAGTGTTTGTAGGACACGGAAGCAATATGGTGGCCATTATATGCCTGCTGGACTTGATCCCACAAGATCGACATCGACCATGCGTCGTAGAGGGCATGGTGGATGGTCAAAGTGAACCTGGGATCCGAGCCGTTGATATCACGGAGTGAGCATAACATAAGTGGGCGTCCAGGCGTCATCATCGTAATATGCTTGTCAACCGCTGTCTCGCTGCTTTCTACATAACGCCACGGCGAGGAGTGCCTCACAACCACTTGATAAGTTCCACCATCTCCCAACTGGACTATTCGTGTCCTTAGAATTGCATTCGCAGTCACTGCGGTATCCCACGCTGCCATGAAACGCTGGGGGTCCACATTTTCCTTAAGACGGAACTCTCTGGAAGAGACATAATGACCGGGGGTTTTCACTGACAATGCCATGAGTCCTTCCTGCAATGCAGTACACGGGTATATGTCGTCGATATCCTGGATAGACACATCGCATATCTCCGCAGCTTGTTGAATCATTGCGCAGGGGTCTGTGCAGTCCAAGAGGCTGAATGGCGCAGATGTGCCACTCACTTCCTGTGTGTTTCCGGCAGACGTGCCAGTGAGCTTGGATGCCATGTCACGGAGGAGCGggttgttgaagatatcCGCCATGGTTATATGCCTGCCCCTCTCCTCGACCATTGACATGACTTTCATGGCCAGGATCGAGTGTCCTCCGACGCGGAAGAAGTGATCATCGATGCCCAGCGCCTCTGATGGAATGCCAATGACCTCAGCCCAGATCTTGCAAAGCATCGCCTCGTTGTCCGTCGACGGTGAGACCCTGGCTGTTCGAGATGCCACATAAGCCCGTAGCTCACCCCTACGCAGCGATGCAGCTTCATTGCGTAAAGTCCGGCGATCGATCTTCCCACTCGCGTTGAGCGGCAGGCGGCGCAGCGGCACGAAGAGTGTCGGCACCATGTAGGATGGCAGTACGTCACAGAGGCGGTCTTTAAGAGCCTCTGCCTGGCACTGGAACTCGGTGGTTGGCGAGTCGAACAGGCCAGAAGGTGATTCCTGTCCATGATCCCCGCATGGACTGAAAAAGGCAATCAGGTCCTGTCCAACGACTTCCACCACAACATCAGGATATCCCCCAGCCACCTGTCGGATGTGATACTCCACATCCCCGAGCTCAAACCGCTGGCCATGGACCTTGACTTGGGTGTCCTTGCGGGTGATATAAACCAGGTTTCCATCGTCCAGGTACCGAACATGGTCGCCTGTTTTGTACACCGTGTACGTCCCACTGCCGGCAATCTCTTGTAGACACAGTGGGCGCTCACGAAGGAACACCTCGGATGTTCGCTCAGGATCACGCAAATAACCCCGACACACATTAGGCCCTTCGATCAACAGCTCACCCACTGCCCCGATCGGTAACAGGGTGTGGTGATTACTGGGATCCACCACCCAAAAGCGACATCCCAGGGGTGAGCCGATATAAGCTTCCCAGTTCTGGCGGCCTTCACACCGGACCATACTTGATATCATGGTGCATTCCGCTGGCCCGTATGCAATCATGACTTTTTGATCTTGCCACATGGACACATCTTTGGCCAGGACTCGTTCCCCTATCATTATAACCGATTCAATGGTAAGGAACTGCTTTGGGTCCAAGGTTCGGGCCAAGGTTGGGGTTATAATAAATACATTAGCCCTCATTTGGGACACCGCTTGAGACAGGGATTGGAGTCGTTCGTGCTCAGATGGAACGCAAATGCACCCCCCACAGAGAAGCGTGATGAACAGCTCAAACAGGCTCATGTCCCAGGCATAGGACGCGAACTGCAACACCCTCGAGGAAGGAGTTAGTCCATGAGCAGTGATTAGCGCATTGGCATTTGTCAAGAACCCTTGCTGCTCGATAACAGCCCCTTTCGGGGCCCCTGTGCTTCCTGAAGTGAAGACAGCGTAAAGAGGAGCATCAGACGGCAGAGGGGGGTTGGGATGCTGCTTTTGTAACATGGAGCCCTTGGGTTCATTCCATGGTCTCGACTGGTCCCCTAGAGTGACTATAGGGGGCCCCAGAAGAGCGGAGATGCCGGCGGTTGACTCGGAGGAGACCACTAAGGCGACCTGGGAGGTCTTGCACATCTGTTGAAGCCGCTGCAGTGGCTGAGATGGGTCAAGCAATATAAGGCCACCGCCAGCCTTGAGCACACCTAACATCGCAATTATTGTCCAGCGCGACTTTTCAAAGCAAATAGCAACAAAATCGCCACGGCCAACTCCCCGATGTATGAGTGGCTCCGCCAGAAGTGTACTCAGATCATCTATCTCCGCATACGAGAAGTCACCGTCCCAGGCACAAACGGCTGGCAGGCTTGGTTGGCGTAAGGATATCTGCTGGATGGCATCATGGACCGTGGTTGTCGCCGATGGTGCACCGAGAGCTGGGAGGGCCTTCTCATTCCAGTCGAGAATTATCTGGCGTGATTCCGCCGTCAGCAGGGACACACTTGAAGCAGAACGCTCTGGGTCGCCAATTATCTCAGCAATGGCGCGAGAAAGTACGGTGAGTACTTCGTTGGCTTGGTAGTCATTCAACACGGCGCGATCACTGTTGAAACCAATGCGTATACCGTCCGACCCGGTGGTGACGTGCAACGATACGTTGTATTCCGTGGGACCTGAGACATGAGTGTCCCCGAATGACAATGTAGACTGCTCATGGGCTGGGCCAGTGAAGTCTTCTGTCTGAATGGATACAAACGAATTAAACAACGGTGACCTTTGCTGCTTATCAACCAGGTGGCTTATCTCTGCCAGTGACAGGTGCTGGAATCGCAGACACCGTGCAAAGTCTCCTTGTCGTGTCTGGAGAAGGCCGGCCAGGGTGGTGTCTGGGCCAAACACAACGCGGCACACGAGCATATTGATAAAGGCACCCACTGCATTGTTGATCCCATGGATTGGCACGTCTCTACCCGCTGTGAGATAGCCGAAGCAGACATCCTCAGAGCCTGTATAGATCCGGACCACCATGGCCCATGCGACTTGGAAGACCGTCGCCACCGTGATATCCTGCGCTTGGCAAAACAGGGCGAGCTCTCGAGTGCGAGGCAATGAGATACTCAAGCGTCTGACCCCGTCCTCCGGACACCTGGTAAGTGATGGAAAGAGGCACGGTGTTACGCCGGCAAGGTACGTCTCCCAGTACGCCTGTGCATCAGCCCTATTGTGGCCCATGATAAAGGATACGTATTCTTGATATACATGGACCGGCTGCAGATCCAACCCCCCATCGTAGGCGAGCTGCAAGTCCCGGCGGAGTATCCGCTCAGAGATGCCATCCAGAAGGACGTGACTCGCCTCCAGCAGAAACGCGGTCTCCCCTGTCGCGTTACGACAAATGGTCAAGCGATGCGATGGGCGGAATACAGCAGGGGGCACAGGCGGGCACCGCGCCAACGTGGCCATCACATCCGTGGAATTCGCCTCGACAAGGGCCACGTCTGGCTCGTGCCCATCCAGGACTACCTGGATCATGGAACCATTGGCTTCAACCAGAATGCTTCGAAGAAGGGGATGCCGGCGCACTACCTGCTGCCACGCCCCCATAAGCCGGGCAACATCGACTACCCCTTGGTGGCCTTTGGCAAAGACCATGGAAGAGAAGCGCGGCATGTAGAGTCctggcttcttcgcctgAGACAAAGCGATCCCTTGCTGGATAGGACTGCAGGGATACGCCGCAGCCACGGTCAGTCCGCTTTCAGTCAAAGATGCTACGAGACCCGGCGGAAGCTGGTCCATATTTTCAAGCACCTTCTTCAGTGGCTGAGTATGTCCCTCTCGATCCAGCCCCGGTCGACCGGCGCACAGCCGGGAGATGGTCTTCTGCTCAAATATATCCTCGACGGTGATAGTCAACCCAGCAGACTGGCCCTGTGAGACCACCAGCATCGCAGTGATGGAGTCTCCCCCCAACCGGAAGAAACTGTCGTCCACCCCAATCACGTCTGGGTCCTTCTTGAGAACACTGGCCCAAACCGTGCGCAACGCctcctcggtctcggtgGAGGGTATCCTGTGCAGGCCAGGGGTCACCGTACTGTACGCTTTCATCTGATCGAATGACAGCAGCGTTGCAGCCCGTCGAACCCGGCTTCGATCGGTCTTGCCACTCATAGTCAAGGGCAAATGGCTTATTGGGATAAATGTAGAGGGGACCATATAAGGGGGAAGAAGCTCCGCGAGCTGCGCCTCAGCGAGGCGAGAGAGACCGAGAAACGTCGTTGATGGTAAACACAGGAGCTCATCAGAcctcgccatctcatcaaccacAAAGACTATCAGAGTAGCATGAAACTGTTCGTTGCTCCCGGGAGTAGGCAAGGTCTCTGCGATCACATCTCGGCCCTCAAAGCAGCGGCGTGCATGGTATTCGACCTCTGCCAGCTCGATCCGCTGCCCATGAAGCTTAACCAGAGTATCTTTACGCCCGAGGAAGCAGATATGTCCGTCTGGGGTATATCGCACCAGATCCCCTGTACGATACACACGCCCAGGGCTTCCGCCACGGAATTCGAGCAGCCATGGAGGCGGGTCTATATATGCAGCTGCGGTCTGGTCAGGTCGGCCAAGATAGCCTCTGGTTACCACAGGTCCTTCAACTACGAGTTCTCCAACCGCACCGATGGGCACCAGGCGACTGGGATCCGACGGCACTGTgatccatcctgcagctcccaTCATGGGCCCGATGGTGCCTGGCTCCCAGTCATCGGCGCAGAGCTCGCCAGCAGCCACCGCAATGGTCGTCTCCGCGGGGCCATAGGCGTTAATTAACGTTACTCGTGAAGCCCAATGTGACACAATATCTTGGCTGACTGTCTCTCCGGCCAGCACAATGGTTTCTACCCGGGGAAGCTGATCTGGGTCCAGGGTCCGAATCACCGATGGGGAGAGGATCATCCAGTTTACTCGATGTTTCTGAACAAACCTCTCGATCTGATTCAGTCGATCATGCTCAGAGGGGACACAGATGCAGGCCCCACTGCTAAGAACCGTAAAGATCTCACATAGACTGAGGTCAAAGGCGTACGATGAGAAATGAAGCGCCCGAGCACCTTTGTGTATCCTCATCTTAGGGCCGTGATGGTCGATCCCTGTAGCGAGATGTCGATGCTCCATGATAATGCCTTTCGGCTCGCCGGTGGAGCCGGACGTGAACAGAATAAATGCATGGTTCTCTGGGGTAATACGAGGTTCATTAACACTCGAGTGCTTCGACGTTGTATGCATATGTCTCGGGAGGCTTGTGAACGGGGGCGTTAATACCGTGGTGCTATTGTCAGCAAAGATGGATTGTGTACTGGCACCAGCGAGAATCACGCAAGGCTCCAATTGCTGCAGTATCTGCTGTATCCGGCCACTGGGGTGTCTGGGGTCAATCAAGGCCACAGCTGCACCGGCACGGAGGACAGCAAGCATCGCCACCACGGCCCATTTAGATTTCTCAAAGCACACTGGAACAATCTTTCCGCTGCCCACCCCCCACTGACTAAGAGATTCAGAGGCTTGCAGGGACTGGGACGCCAATTCCCCGTATGTCAATTCGCCATCCCATGCCGATACGGCAGCTGCAGAAGGGTCACTTTGGGCGTAACTCAGGAATGATGCATACACCAATGCTGTGGATGGAGACGGCAATGCGCTATTCCACAGTGCCAATCGCTTCCTGTCCTGTGGACCGACCCCTGGAATATCCCTGATAGACTGCGTGGGGTGGCTGGCAATATGATGCAGGATGTGCTCAAACTGCGGCATCATCTGGCGGGCTTGACCGTCCGCCACCTGAGCAGGATCATGATATACAGTGCAATCAATGACACCCCGATCACCGCCGAGATTGAGATCACACACAATGACGAGACCGTAGCTTGCAAACATACGCCAgttccacctcttcctctgaCGTAGAAGCTGATTGTCCACCCCTTCGGACGAGGACTGAATGGCAAGGTGGGTCTGAAAGGCGCAAGCCCTCGCTGCGTTGTCGCTGCACTTTTGAATATACTGCAGCCCGGTTTGTTCATGCTGCATAATGGAGGCGG
This genomic interval from Aspergillus puulaauensis MK2 DNA, chromosome 7, nearly complete sequence contains the following:
- a CDS encoding DUF3405 domain-containing protein (COG:S;~EggNog:ENOG410PIPY;~InterPro:IPR021822;~PFAM:PF11885;~antiSMASH:Cluster_7.2), translating into MAFLRRYLWLWSLFLTLLFLFLVLRSLPVRSPLPSIKVLNTGHSLQCTRQWNPADDTAPPAHEPVGIGTLRDVREENFYRGGVSTIELVNGSSHPLPAIYDPYPDYNREGVGFHACYGPRGTVLNRQDPEDMVLAYPGLQEGFPFPKYGSYDALKLDGCSCTTRSSRFGAYGYTEPGPDSSGPNSADQASWENVNWKSLQTQCLERNSAMYKTPDSGWNGLLPLQYEAIQLNEKRHSSPGFQTRSAVILRAWHDMQWTENMKHHVRALIMELSLHSGAEYEVFLLTHVKDNDIPLYGPDDEENIQNLKERYIPREFWGITIFFNEQTLESWYPKVDEHKPLHQHLQPLQIFSVAFPEFDYYWQLEMDARFTGHAYHFLQRASDFAKQQPRKYLWERNAYFYIPGAHGSWTNFLTTVDESMESKGSIWGPAPPDSLPWLDPVGPEPPVEFPEDDDYEWGAGEEADLITFLPIFDPSDTTWVFSTMVWDIPEDIPRRASPVTMGRFSRLLLRSIHDAQADQGIALVSEMTTSSFALWHGLKAVHVPHPLYADGKWTPKELARMVNRGQPERINSGLDSLWNWNHRFDHILYRMTYMFTAQASEDFYRRWLGFEADPNQYTDGSYHQDPQGRNWFDGGALREDLYGPLCFPSMLLHPVKNTASRKGSDMAVPV